A stretch of Gambusia affinis linkage group LG10, SWU_Gaff_1.0, whole genome shotgun sequence DNA encodes these proteins:
- the lrrc8c gene encoding volume-regulated anion channel subunit LRRC8C — translation MIPVMEFRQFSEQQPAFRVLKPWWDVFTEYLSVVMLMIGVFGCTLQVMQDKIICLPHKVSSGSENICEVNRSIFLQLQSNFSNGLGELRGVKNNLDLQQYSFINQMCYEKALHWYAKYFPYLVLIHTLVFMVCSNFWFKFPGSSSKIEHFISMLSKCFDSPWTTRALSEVSGENPEEKDQKKSGTSRSTTPLSPEESSLEKTQSLRSIPEKIVVDKPSASALDKKEGEQAKALFEKVKKFRLHVEEGDILYLMYVRQTVFKVLKFLVIIAYNSFLVNKVHNRVCCEVKEIQDVTGYTVFECNHTMAHLFSKLSYCYLFLVAIYGLTSLYTSYWLFYRSLKEYSFEYVRNETGISDIPDVKNDFAFMLHMIDQYDPLYSKRFAVFLSEVSENKLKQLNLNHEWTPDKLRQRLQTNQNNRLELQLFMLPGLPDTVFELTELQSLKLEIINNVTIPASVSQLEDLQELSLYQCSLKLHTTATSFLKENLKVLRVKFDDNKELPNWMYILRNLEELYLSGSLGPDASKNIVLESLRELKCLKTLYLKSNLTKIPQSIVDVSSHLQKLYLHNDGTKLVMLNNLKKMTSLIELELVRCDLERIPHAIFSLTSLLELDLKENNLRSIEEIVSFQHLRKLICLKLWHNGIMYIPEHIKKLSSLERLYLSHNKIEILPSHLFLCNKLRYLDVSHNDIRFIPPEIGVLQSLQYFSVTCNKLENLPDELFFCKKLKTVKLGKNSLSILSPKISYLTLLTHLELKGNHFEFLPQELGCCCALKRSGLIVEETLFETLPSDVRDQMKAE, via the exons ATGATTCCTGTGATGGAATTCCGGCAGTTCTCTGAACAGCAGCCAGCGTTCAGAGTCCTGAAGCCGTGGTGGGACGTGTTCACAGAGTACCTGTCTGTCGTCATGCTGATGATTGGTGTGTTTGGATGCACTCTGCAG GTAATGCAAGACAAAATCATATGCCTTCCTCACAAAGTATCATCTGGCTCAGAGAACATTTGTGAAGTGAACAGGAGCATCTTCCTACAATTGCAGTCCAATTTCTCAAATGGGCTGGGAGAACTGAGAGGGGTGAAAAATAATCTGGATCTTCAGCAGTACAGTTTTATCAATCAGATGTGTTATGAGAAGGCTCTACACTGGTATGCCAAGTACTTTCCTTATTTGGTTCTCATCCACACACTGGTTTTCATGGTGTGTAGCAATTTCTGGTTTAAATTCCCCGGCTCAAGTTCAAAAATAGAGCATTTCATCTCAATGCTCAGCAAGTGCTTTGACTCCCCATGGACCACACGGGCATTGTCTGAGGTGTCTGGAGAGAATCCAGAggaaaaagaccagaaaaagaGCGGAACATCTAGGTCCACTACTCCATTGTCTCCTGAAGAAAGCAGTCTGGAGAAGACGCAGTCCCTCAGGTCTATTCCAGAAAAGATTGTGGTAGACAAGCCGTCAGCAAGTGCCCTTGACAAAAAAGAGGGGGAGCAAGCCAAGGCTCTTTTTGAAAAGGTAAAGAAGTTTCGACTACATGTGGAAGAGGGAGATATACTTTACCTTATGTATGTTCGTCAGACTGTGTTTAAAGTCCTGAAATTTCTTGTGATCATTGCCTACAACAGCTTTCTAGTGAATAAAGTGCATAACAGAGTTTGTTGTGAAGTCAAGGAAATTCAAGACGTTACAGGATATACAGTGTTTGAATGTAATCACACCATGGCTCATCTATTTTCCAAGCTGTCTTACTGTTACCTGTTTTTGGTGGCTATCTATGGATTAACAAGCCTCTACACTTCCTATTGGCTATTTTACCGCTCACTTAAAGAGTATTCCTTTGAGTATGTGCGTAACGAAACTGGCATCAGTGACATCCCAGATGTTAAAAACGACTTTGCTTTCATGTTGCACATGATTGATCAGTATGACCCACTGTATTCCAAGAGGTTTGCTGTTTTCCTCTCAGAAGTCAGTGAGAACAAGTTGAAACAGCTCAATCTGAACCATGAGTGGACCCCAGATAAATTGCGTCAGAGACTCCagacaaaccaaaacaatagACTCGAACTTCAGCTCTTCATGCTCCCTGGTTTACCCGATACCGTCTTTGAGTTGACGGAGCTGCAGTCACTCAAGCTTGAGATCATCAACAATGTCACCATCCCTGCATCAGTCTCTCAGCTGGAAGACCTCCAGGAGTTGTCTCTCTACCAGTGCTCTTTGAAGCTGCACACAACTGCTACTTCGTTCCTCAAAGAGAACCTGAAAGTGCTTCGTGTCAAGTTTGATGACAATAAGGAACTTCCAAATTGGATGTACATTCTGCGTAACCTAGAGGAGCTCTACCTGTCCGGATCACTCGGTCCTGATGCTTCAAAGAATATTGTTCTTGAGTCTCTTCGTGAGCTTAAGTGTCTGAAAACTCTCTATCTTAAGAGCAATTTGACCAAAATCCCACAGTCTATCGTGGACGTGTCAAGTCATCTGCAGAAGCTGTACTTACACAATGATGGAACAAAGCTTGTAATGCTCAACAATCTAAAAAAGATGACGAGTCTGATTGAGTTGGAGCTTGTGCGTTGTGATCTTGAACGAATTCCACATGCTATCTTCAGTCTAACAAGCCTACTGGAACTtgacctgaaagaaaacaaccttCGCTCCATTGAGGAGATTGTCAGCTTCCAGCATCTCCGAAAGCTCATTTGCCTCAAGCTGTGGCACAACGGCATCATGTACATCCCAGAGCATATCAAAAAGCTCAGCAGCCTGGAGCGCCTTTACTTAAGCCACAACAAGATTGAAATCTTACCCTCACATCTATTCTTGTGCAACAAGCTGCGCTACCTTGACGTATCCCACAATGACATCCGATTCATCCCTCCCGAAATCGGAGTACTTCAGAGTCTGCAGTACTTCTCCGTCACATGTAACAAACTTGAAAACCTTCCAGATGAACTGTTCTTTTGCAAAAAGCTCAAAACAGTAAAGCTGGGCAAGAACTCACTGTCCATCCTCTCACCAAAGATTTCTTACCTCACTCTGCTGACCCACTTGGAGCTCAAAGGCAACCACTTTGAGTTCCTGCCACAAGAGCTGGGTTGCTGTTGTGCTTTGAAGCGTAGTGGCCTTATAGTGGAAGAGACACTGTTTGAGACTCTGCCTTCAGATGTAAGGGACCAAATGAAGGCTGAGTGA